In Bradysia coprophila strain Holo2 unplaced genomic scaffold, BU_Bcop_v1 contig_358, whole genome shotgun sequence, one DNA window encodes the following:
- the LOC119081450 gene encoding carbonic anhydrase 7-like, whose translation MHNSWFFCYGILVFMTGCQICWSQDFGYNGEKGPSHWGEQYNECTGKHQSPINIDLLSVKRVVLPSLKMSGFDVPPERTVLKNNGHTVMITIESQMKPTISGGPLDGDYEFAQFHFHWGDNDTFGSEDLIDGRSFPMELHMVFFNKRYVNFKQANDHPDGLCVLAFFYDLHDKDNKNYDEFSEILSQVVHPESNATFSQPLSLFELMPEDLVHYFTYNGSLTTPPCSEIVTWIDFQDPITLSHRQIQMFRDLLDEEGHILTHNFRPIQPIGDRIVLFNINDNDDNTLYRTDLPTDDIAPEVNSAATPDKTDSPEDDIPPEVDSGANDDLSADNKNVLNDSPDNNLDDETVDKELGKKSKLESGSTTHCIPGYLLSMTIVIFVLSNRRMC comes from the exons ATGCATAACAGCTGGTTCTTCTGCTATGGAATATTAGTATTCATGACAG gATGTCAAATTTGTTGGTCACAAGATTTTGGATACAATGGAGAAAAAG GTCCGTCACATTGGGGAGAACAATACAATGAATGTACTGGAAAACATCAAAGTCCCATtaatattgatttattgaGTGTAAAACGTGTTGTTTTACCATCACTCAAAATGAGTGGGTTTGATGTGCCTCCCGAGCGAACGGTACTTAAGAATAATGGGCACACAG TCATGATCACAATAGAATCACAAATGAAACCAACAATTTCCGGTGGTCCATTGGACGGTGATTATGAATTTgctcaatttcattttcattgggGCGATAACGATACATTCGGCTCGGAAGATTTGATTGATGGCCGAAGTTTCCCAATGGAATTGCATATGGTGTTTTTCAACAAACGTTACGTAAATTTTAAGCAGGCAAATGATCATCCGGACGGCCTATGCGTCTTGGCATTTTTCTATGAC TTACATGACAAGgataacaaaaattatgaCGAATTTTCCGAGATTTTATCTCAAGTTGTTCATCCAGAGTCAAATGCAACATTCAGTCAGCCGCTATCACTATTTGAATTGATGCCAGAAGATTTAGTTCACTACTTTACATACAATGGATCATTGACGACACCGCCATGCAGTGAAATTGTTACGTGGATTGATTTTCAGGATCCGATAACGTTATCACATCGGCAG ATTCAAATGTTCAGAGATTTATTAGACGAAGAGGGACATATTTTGACCCACAATTTTCGACCAATTCAACCAATTGGTGACCGTATCGTCCTATTCAACATCAATGACAACGATGACAATACTCTTTATAGAACAGACTTACCGACGGATGATATTGCACCAGAAGTGAACTCTGCGGCAACACCTGATAAGACAGATTCACCCGAGGATGATATTCCACCAGAAGTGGATTCTGGAGCAAATGACGACTTGTCTGCTGACAATAAGAATGTGCTCAATGATTCACCGGATAATAATTTGGACGACGAAACGGTTGACAAAGAATTAGgcaagaaatcaaaattggagAGTGGATCTACGACTCACTGTATACCGGGGTACCTGTTATCAATGACAATTGTGATTTTTGTTCTAAGTAATAGACGAATGTGTTAa
- the LOC119081430 gene encoding vanin-like protein 1, whose translation MPTTKRKLLVLGLLLCHFGSSYSLSTEDLPYYDAGVVEFSWENNASSNLLQYINIIHSEDAKQLDIIVFPEMTLSTSGSLIPNPEDKIVPCGNEAYDSIIQGISCSAIDSSVYVVVNIHEKSECTKESQATLNDNRPCALNGLNIYNTNVVFDRNGTVVSRYRKFNLFGELGVNTTLASDISTFQTDFGVTFGHFICFDLLFYTPAFRILSMDITDIIFPAMWFSQLPFLTAVQIQQSWAYANDVNLLAAGADKPNVGNTGSGIYNGRNGSLVVTINTQAETKLLTARVPKISRTKRSKIVPIPINQPTLRQMEIDLLDIFLKREFTLDNFTTIELDLTQSESHERLCHNELCCDIELKINPRNSSEMGSIYRYRLFAYEGERIFSGVRVTGVATCGIFACTNNTLASCGHRLNATDLSEPSEQIEFQEINVSGSFEGGPFMFTMPNSLSTDLMPLEQFKYDESEEFLDGRCLRKSISHKIAAPTSDLLTFAIYGRNFRKDDEFYGQQFDQQCDSAQGLLLSKFVVFVLVIRFLINL comes from the exons ATGCCAACTACAAAGCGTAAACTATTAGTGTTGGGTTTGTTGTTGTGCCACTTTGGATCTTCGTATAGT CTCTCAACGGAAGACCTCCCATATTATGACGCTGGCGTGGTTGAGTTCTCGTGGGAGAACAATGCGTCTTCAAATCTGCTACAATACATTAATATCATCCATTCTGAGGATGCCAAACAGCTGGACATTATCGTGTTCCCGGAAATGACACTCAGCACATCGGGTTCTCTCATCCCGAACCCAGAAGATAAAATTGTGCCATGCGGCAACGAGGCCTACGATTCAATCATCCAAGGTATATCGTGTTCGGCTATCGATTCTAGTGTGTATGTGGTTGTAAACATACATGAAAAATCTGAATGTACCAAAGAGAGTCAGGCAACTTTGAACGACAACAGACCTTGTGCTCTGAACGGTTTAAACATTTATAACACAAACGTTGTTTTCGATAGGAATGGTACAGTTGTATCACG GTACCGAAAATTTAACCTGTTTGGAGAACTAGGTGTTAACACAACCCTGGCATCCGACATCAGCACTTTTCAAACCGATTTTGGTGTCACATTCGGACACTTTATCTGTTTCGATTTGCTGTTCTACACCCCAGCCTTTCGAATCTTGTCGATGGACATCACCGACATTATATTCCCAGCTATGTGGTTCTCTCAACTGCCATTTCTAACAG CTGTACAAATCCAACAAAGTTGGGCCTATGCGAACGATGTGAATTTACTCGCTGCTGGTGCTGACAAACCCAATGTAGGCAATACAGGAAGCGGAATTTATAATGGCAGAAATGGCAGCTTAGTAGTCACAATCAATACTCAAGCCGAAACTAAATTGCTGACAGCACGCGTTCCTAAAATTTCAAGAACAAAGAGGTCCAAGATCGTTCCGATTCCCATCAATCAACCAACTCTCCGTCAAATGGAAATTGATTTGCTGGATATATTTTTAAAACGTGAATTTACACTAGACAATTTCACCACCATTGAATTGGATCTGACGCAATCTGAATCACACGAGCGTTTATGCCACAACGAGTTGTGCTGTgacattgaattgaaaataaaccCAAGAAATTCATCCGAAATGGGCAGCATTTATCGATACCGACTATTCGCGTATGAAGGTGAACGGATTTTCAGCGGAGTTCGGGTGACCGGTGTAGCAACATGTGGCATATTCGCCTGTACCAACAACACGTTGGCCAGTTGTGGCCATCGTTTGAATGCGACTGACCTCAGCGAGCCTTCCGAACAAATCGAGTTTCAAGAAATAAATGTTAGTGGTTCGTTTGAGGGGGGCCCATTCATGTTTACGATGCCGAATTCACTGAGCACCGATTTAATGCCGCttgaacaatttaaatatgatgAAAGCGAAGAGTTCCTAGATGGGAG ATGTCTACGTAAAagtatttcacacaaaattgcTGCTCCAACTTCGGATCTGCTAACTTTTGCGATTTATGGACGTAATTTCCGAAAGGATGATGAGTTCTATGGTCAACAATTCGATCAACAGTGTGACAGCGCTCAGGGGTTGTTGCTTTCCAAATTCGTTGTGTTTGTACTAGTCATtcgatttttaatcaatttgtaG
- the LOC119081424 gene encoding MAGUK p55 subfamily member 7 isoform X4, translated as MMTAVVMNSEANWDPTLSKLVNSLKETESLSSEQELDFLQSLLESKELNALVNVHSKVAKVGKDDRLAPLMSSSLQVALEVLEQVSQRCHISAVSKEIFTLLQKPHLQSLLCAHDAIAQKDFYPHLPEIPIEVDEDEETIKIVQLVKSNEPLGATIKTDEQTGKIIIARIMHGGAADRSGLIHVGDEVIEVNGINVEGKTPNDVLAILQNSEGTIFFKLVPNDDGKNGQRESKVRVRAHFDYHPENDPYIPCKEAGLGFLRGEILHIVSQDDAYWWQARKEVERTGRAGLIPSRPLQERRIIHERTQKDTNGDSKNENDDFDREMIATYEDVCKLYPRPGVFRPLVLIGAPGVGRNELKRRLAAMDPEKYRSPVPYTTRPIRHGEVAGREYIFISREKVEADIAAGKFIEFGEYKGHLYGTSGESVKSIINAGCVCILSPHYQAIKALRTPQLKPYIIHIKPPTFEKLKETRTALRARSTFDETNSRGFTDEELMDMVKSAERIDYLYGHFFDEEIINSDLATAFEQLVLCAERAETEPLWAPSSWVQ; from the exons ATGATGACCGCTGTCGTAATGAATTCAGAAGCGAATTGGGATCCAA ctcTATCAAAACTCGTAAATTCACTCAAAGAAACTGAAAGTTTGTCGAGTGAACAAGAGTTGGATTTCTTACAAAGTTTACTTGAGTCGAAAGAGCTTAACGCGTTGGTAAATGTGCACAGTAAAGTTGCGAAAGTAGGAAAAGATGACAGACTAGCACCACTTATGTCAAGTTCATTACAG GTCGCATTAGAAGTGTTGGAACAAGTGTCACAAAGATGTCATATATCGGCTGTATCCAAGGAAATTTTCACGTTACTACAAAAGCCACATTTGCAG AGTTTACTTTGTGCTCATGACGCTATTGCACAGAAGGATTTCTATCCACATTTACCTGAAATACCAATTGAGGTCGACGAAGACGAGGAAAcgataaaaattgttcaactaGTTAAGAGTAATGAACCATTG GGTGCTACAATTAAAACCGACGAACAAACTGGAAAAATAATCATAGCTAGAATTATGCACGGCGGTGCTGCTGATCGTAGTGGTTTAATTCATGTGGGTGACGAAGTCATTGAAGTCAATGGCATTAATGTTGAAGGAAAAACTCCAAACGATGTTCTTGCAATATTG CAAAATTCGGAAGGAacgatatttttcaaattagttCCGAATGACGATGGCAAAAATGGACAACGGGAGAGCAAAGTTCGTGTGAGAGCCCATTTCGACTATCATCCAGAGAATGACCCTTATATACC ttGCAAAGAGGCAGGATTGGGATTTTTGAGAGgggaaattttacacattgtgTCACAG GATGACGCATATTGGTGGCAAGCAAGAAAAGAAGTGGAAAGAACTGGCAGAGCAGGACTTATACCGAGTAGACCTCTTCAGGAACGAAGAATAATACACGAACGGACACAAAAAGACACAAATGGCGATTCgaaaa ATGAGAACGACGACTTTGATAGGGAAATGATAGCCACGTACGAAGACGTATGTAAATTGTATCCGCGACCAGGAGTATTTAGACCGCTAGTATTAATCGGTGCACCGGGTGTAGGGCGAAATGAACTTAAGCGAAGGCTAGCCGCTATGGACCCGGAGAAATATCGCAGTCCTGTGCCAT ACACGACACGGCCGATAAGACATGGTGAAGTTGCTGGTCgtgaatatatatttatatcgCGGGAAAAGGTAGAAGCAGACATTGCAGCCggtaaattcattgaattcgGAGAGTATAAAGGTCATCTGTATGGTACATCGGGTGAAAGTGTCAAATCGATAATCAATGCTGGTTGTGTGTGCATATTAAGTCCTCATTATCAAGCTATTAAAGCACTTCGGACACCACAGTTGAAGCCGTACATAATTCATATTAAACCACCGACATTTGAAAAACTTAAGGAAACACGAACTGCATTGAGGGCAAGATCTACGTTCGACGAAACGAATTCGAGAGGTTTCACT GACGAAGAACTAATGGATATGGTTAAATCTGCAGAACGCATCGACTACTTATATGGTCACTTTTTCGACgaagaaataattaattctgATTTGGCTACCGCATTTGAACAGTTAGTTTTGTGTGCCGAACGAGCGGAGACGGAACCGCTATGGGCCCCATCCAGTTGGGTGCAATAA
- the LOC119081424 gene encoding MAGUK p55 subfamily member 7 isoform X2, producing MMTAVVMNSEANWDPTLSKLVNSLKETESLSSEQELDFLQSLLESKELNALVNVHSKVAKVGKDDRLAPLMSSSLQVALEVLEQVSQRCHISAVSKEIFTLLQKPHLQSLLCAHDAIAQKDFYPHLPEIPIEVDEDEETIKIVQLVKSNEPLGATIKTDEQTGKIIIARIMHGGAADRSGLIHVGDEVIEVNGINVEGKTPNDVLAILQNSEGTIFFKLVPNDDGKNGQRESKVRVRAHFDYHPENDPYIPCKEAGLGFLRGEILHIVSQDDAYWWQARKEVERTGRAGLIPSRPLQERRIIHERTQKDTNGDSKKGSCASICSTPPSSPNPNNMCHGIKTKKIMYDLDENDDFDREMIATYEDVCKLYPRPGVFRPLVLIGAPGVGRNELKRRLAAMDPEKYRSPVPYTTRPIRHGEVAGREYIFISREKVEADIAAGKFIEFGEYKGHLYGTSGESVKSIINAGCVCILSPHYQAIKALRTPQLKPYIIHIKPPTFEKLKETRTALRARSTFDETNSRGFTDEELMDMVKSAERIDYLYGHFFDEEIINSDLATAFEQLVLCAERAETEPLWAPSSWVQ from the exons ATGATGACCGCTGTCGTAATGAATTCAGAAGCGAATTGGGATCCAA ctcTATCAAAACTCGTAAATTCACTCAAAGAAACTGAAAGTTTGTCGAGTGAACAAGAGTTGGATTTCTTACAAAGTTTACTTGAGTCGAAAGAGCTTAACGCGTTGGTAAATGTGCACAGTAAAGTTGCGAAAGTAGGAAAAGATGACAGACTAGCACCACTTATGTCAAGTTCATTACAG GTCGCATTAGAAGTGTTGGAACAAGTGTCACAAAGATGTCATATATCGGCTGTATCCAAGGAAATTTTCACGTTACTACAAAAGCCACATTTGCAG AGTTTACTTTGTGCTCATGACGCTATTGCACAGAAGGATTTCTATCCACATTTACCTGAAATACCAATTGAGGTCGACGAAGACGAGGAAAcgataaaaattgttcaactaGTTAAGAGTAATGAACCATTG GGTGCTACAATTAAAACCGACGAACAAACTGGAAAAATAATCATAGCTAGAATTATGCACGGCGGTGCTGCTGATCGTAGTGGTTTAATTCATGTGGGTGACGAAGTCATTGAAGTCAATGGCATTAATGTTGAAGGAAAAACTCCAAACGATGTTCTTGCAATATTG CAAAATTCGGAAGGAacgatatttttcaaattagttCCGAATGACGATGGCAAAAATGGACAACGGGAGAGCAAAGTTCGTGTGAGAGCCCATTTCGACTATCATCCAGAGAATGACCCTTATATACC ttGCAAAGAGGCAGGATTGGGATTTTTGAGAGgggaaattttacacattgtgTCACAG GATGACGCATATTGGTGGCAAGCAAGAAAAGAAGTGGAAAGAACTGGCAGAGCAGGACTTATACCGAGTAGACCTCTTCAGGAACGAAGAATAATACACGAACGGACACAAAAAGACACAAATGGCGATTCgaaaa AAGGTTCATGTGCATCAATTTGTTCAACGCCACCCAGTTCCCCAAATCCAAATAACATGTGCCACGgcattaaaacgaaaaaaattatgtaCGATCTAGATGAGAACGACGACTTTGATAGGGAAATGATAGCCACGTACGAAGACGTATGTAAATTGTATCCGCGACCAGGAGTATTTAGACCGCTAGTATTAATCGGTGCACCGGGTGTAGGGCGAAATGAACTTAAGCGAAGGCTAGCCGCTATGGACCCGGAGAAATATCGCAGTCCTGTGCCAT ACACGACACGGCCGATAAGACATGGTGAAGTTGCTGGTCgtgaatatatatttatatcgCGGGAAAAGGTAGAAGCAGACATTGCAGCCggtaaattcattgaattcgGAGAGTATAAAGGTCATCTGTATGGTACATCGGGTGAAAGTGTCAAATCGATAATCAATGCTGGTTGTGTGTGCATATTAAGTCCTCATTATCAAGCTATTAAAGCACTTCGGACACCACAGTTGAAGCCGTACATAATTCATATTAAACCACCGACATTTGAAAAACTTAAGGAAACACGAACTGCATTGAGGGCAAGATCTACGTTCGACGAAACGAATTCGAGAGGTTTCACT GACGAAGAACTAATGGATATGGTTAAATCTGCAGAACGCATCGACTACTTATATGGTCACTTTTTCGACgaagaaataattaattctgATTTGGCTACCGCATTTGAACAGTTAGTTTTGTGTGCCGAACGAGCGGAGACGGAACCGCTATGGGCCCCATCCAGTTGGGTGCAATAA
- the LOC119081424 gene encoding MAGUK p55 subfamily member 7 isoform X3 gives MMTAVVMNSEANWDPTLSKLVNSLKETESLSSEQELDFLQSLLESKELNALVNVHSKVAKVGKDDRLAPLMSSSLQVALEVLEQVSQRCHISAVSKEIFTLLQKPHLQSLLCAHDAIAQKDFYPHLPEIPIEVDEDEETIKIVQLVKSNEPLTGVQSTEPIVGATIKTDEQTGKIIIARIMHGGAADRSGLIHVGDEVIEVNGINVEGKTPNDVLAILQNSEGTIFFKLVPNDDGKNGQRESKVRVRAHFDYHPENDPYIPCKEAGLGFLRGEILHIVSQDDAYWWQARKEVERTGRAGLIPSRPLQERRIIHERTQKDTNGDSKNENDDFDREMIATYEDVCKLYPRPGVFRPLVLIGAPGVGRNELKRRLAAMDPEKYRSPVPYTTRPIRHGEVAGREYIFISREKVEADIAAGKFIEFGEYKGHLYGTSGESVKSIINAGCVCILSPHYQAIKALRTPQLKPYIIHIKPPTFEKLKETRTALRARSTFDETNSRGFTDEELMDMVKSAERIDYLYGHFFDEEIINSDLATAFEQLVLCAERAETEPLWAPSSWVQ, from the exons ATGATGACCGCTGTCGTAATGAATTCAGAAGCGAATTGGGATCCAA ctcTATCAAAACTCGTAAATTCACTCAAAGAAACTGAAAGTTTGTCGAGTGAACAAGAGTTGGATTTCTTACAAAGTTTACTTGAGTCGAAAGAGCTTAACGCGTTGGTAAATGTGCACAGTAAAGTTGCGAAAGTAGGAAAAGATGACAGACTAGCACCACTTATGTCAAGTTCATTACAG GTCGCATTAGAAGTGTTGGAACAAGTGTCACAAAGATGTCATATATCGGCTGTATCCAAGGAAATTTTCACGTTACTACAAAAGCCACATTTGCAG AGTTTACTTTGTGCTCATGACGCTATTGCACAGAAGGATTTCTATCCACATTTACCTGAAATACCAATTGAGGTCGACGAAGACGAGGAAAcgataaaaattgttcaactaGTTAAGAGTAATGAACCATTG ACGGGAGTACAAAGTACGGAACCGATTGTT GGTGCTACAATTAAAACCGACGAACAAACTGGAAAAATAATCATAGCTAGAATTATGCACGGCGGTGCTGCTGATCGTAGTGGTTTAATTCATGTGGGTGACGAAGTCATTGAAGTCAATGGCATTAATGTTGAAGGAAAAACTCCAAACGATGTTCTTGCAATATTG CAAAATTCGGAAGGAacgatatttttcaaattagttCCGAATGACGATGGCAAAAATGGACAACGGGAGAGCAAAGTTCGTGTGAGAGCCCATTTCGACTATCATCCAGAGAATGACCCTTATATACC ttGCAAAGAGGCAGGATTGGGATTTTTGAGAGgggaaattttacacattgtgTCACAG GATGACGCATATTGGTGGCAAGCAAGAAAAGAAGTGGAAAGAACTGGCAGAGCAGGACTTATACCGAGTAGACCTCTTCAGGAACGAAGAATAATACACGAACGGACACAAAAAGACACAAATGGCGATTCgaaaa ATGAGAACGACGACTTTGATAGGGAAATGATAGCCACGTACGAAGACGTATGTAAATTGTATCCGCGACCAGGAGTATTTAGACCGCTAGTATTAATCGGTGCACCGGGTGTAGGGCGAAATGAACTTAAGCGAAGGCTAGCCGCTATGGACCCGGAGAAATATCGCAGTCCTGTGCCAT ACACGACACGGCCGATAAGACATGGTGAAGTTGCTGGTCgtgaatatatatttatatcgCGGGAAAAGGTAGAAGCAGACATTGCAGCCggtaaattcattgaattcgGAGAGTATAAAGGTCATCTGTATGGTACATCGGGTGAAAGTGTCAAATCGATAATCAATGCTGGTTGTGTGTGCATATTAAGTCCTCATTATCAAGCTATTAAAGCACTTCGGACACCACAGTTGAAGCCGTACATAATTCATATTAAACCACCGACATTTGAAAAACTTAAGGAAACACGAACTGCATTGAGGGCAAGATCTACGTTCGACGAAACGAATTCGAGAGGTTTCACT GACGAAGAACTAATGGATATGGTTAAATCTGCAGAACGCATCGACTACTTATATGGTCACTTTTTCGACgaagaaataattaattctgATTTGGCTACCGCATTTGAACAGTTAGTTTTGTGTGCCGAACGAGCGGAGACGGAACCGCTATGGGCCCCATCCAGTTGGGTGCAATAA
- the LOC119081424 gene encoding MAGUK p55 subfamily member 7 isoform X1, translating to MMTAVVMNSEANWDPTLSKLVNSLKETESLSSEQELDFLQSLLESKELNALVNVHSKVAKVGKDDRLAPLMSSSLQVALEVLEQVSQRCHISAVSKEIFTLLQKPHLQSLLCAHDAIAQKDFYPHLPEIPIEVDEDEETIKIVQLVKSNEPLTGVQSTEPIVGATIKTDEQTGKIIIARIMHGGAADRSGLIHVGDEVIEVNGINVEGKTPNDVLAILQNSEGTIFFKLVPNDDGKNGQRESKVRVRAHFDYHPENDPYIPCKEAGLGFLRGEILHIVSQDDAYWWQARKEVERTGRAGLIPSRPLQERRIIHERTQKDTNGDSKKGSCASICSTPPSSPNPNNMCHGIKTKKIMYDLDENDDFDREMIATYEDVCKLYPRPGVFRPLVLIGAPGVGRNELKRRLAAMDPEKYRSPVPYTTRPIRHGEVAGREYIFISREKVEADIAAGKFIEFGEYKGHLYGTSGESVKSIINAGCVCILSPHYQAIKALRTPQLKPYIIHIKPPTFEKLKETRTALRARSTFDETNSRGFTDEELMDMVKSAERIDYLYGHFFDEEIINSDLATAFEQLVLCAERAETEPLWAPSSWVQ from the exons ATGATGACCGCTGTCGTAATGAATTCAGAAGCGAATTGGGATCCAA ctcTATCAAAACTCGTAAATTCACTCAAAGAAACTGAAAGTTTGTCGAGTGAACAAGAGTTGGATTTCTTACAAAGTTTACTTGAGTCGAAAGAGCTTAACGCGTTGGTAAATGTGCACAGTAAAGTTGCGAAAGTAGGAAAAGATGACAGACTAGCACCACTTATGTCAAGTTCATTACAG GTCGCATTAGAAGTGTTGGAACAAGTGTCACAAAGATGTCATATATCGGCTGTATCCAAGGAAATTTTCACGTTACTACAAAAGCCACATTTGCAG AGTTTACTTTGTGCTCATGACGCTATTGCACAGAAGGATTTCTATCCACATTTACCTGAAATACCAATTGAGGTCGACGAAGACGAGGAAAcgataaaaattgttcaactaGTTAAGAGTAATGAACCATTG ACGGGAGTACAAAGTACGGAACCGATTGTT GGTGCTACAATTAAAACCGACGAACAAACTGGAAAAATAATCATAGCTAGAATTATGCACGGCGGTGCTGCTGATCGTAGTGGTTTAATTCATGTGGGTGACGAAGTCATTGAAGTCAATGGCATTAATGTTGAAGGAAAAACTCCAAACGATGTTCTTGCAATATTG CAAAATTCGGAAGGAacgatatttttcaaattagttCCGAATGACGATGGCAAAAATGGACAACGGGAGAGCAAAGTTCGTGTGAGAGCCCATTTCGACTATCATCCAGAGAATGACCCTTATATACC ttGCAAAGAGGCAGGATTGGGATTTTTGAGAGgggaaattttacacattgtgTCACAG GATGACGCATATTGGTGGCAAGCAAGAAAAGAAGTGGAAAGAACTGGCAGAGCAGGACTTATACCGAGTAGACCTCTTCAGGAACGAAGAATAATACACGAACGGACACAAAAAGACACAAATGGCGATTCgaaaa AAGGTTCATGTGCATCAATTTGTTCAACGCCACCCAGTTCCCCAAATCCAAATAACATGTGCCACGgcattaaaacgaaaaaaattatgtaCGATCTAGATGAGAACGACGACTTTGATAGGGAAATGATAGCCACGTACGAAGACGTATGTAAATTGTATCCGCGACCAGGAGTATTTAGACCGCTAGTATTAATCGGTGCACCGGGTGTAGGGCGAAATGAACTTAAGCGAAGGCTAGCCGCTATGGACCCGGAGAAATATCGCAGTCCTGTGCCAT ACACGACACGGCCGATAAGACATGGTGAAGTTGCTGGTCgtgaatatatatttatatcgCGGGAAAAGGTAGAAGCAGACATTGCAGCCggtaaattcattgaattcgGAGAGTATAAAGGTCATCTGTATGGTACATCGGGTGAAAGTGTCAAATCGATAATCAATGCTGGTTGTGTGTGCATATTAAGTCCTCATTATCAAGCTATTAAAGCACTTCGGACACCACAGTTGAAGCCGTACATAATTCATATTAAACCACCGACATTTGAAAAACTTAAGGAAACACGAACTGCATTGAGGGCAAGATCTACGTTCGACGAAACGAATTCGAGAGGTTTCACT GACGAAGAACTAATGGATATGGTTAAATCTGCAGAACGCATCGACTACTTATATGGTCACTTTTTCGACgaagaaataattaattctgATTTGGCTACCGCATTTGAACAGTTAGTTTTGTGTGCCGAACGAGCGGAGACGGAACCGCTATGGGCCCCATCCAGTTGGGTGCAATAA